One window of the Chloroflexota bacterium genome contains the following:
- the radA gene encoding DNA repair protein RadA, giving the protein MPPKSKSRVKWTCQQCGFTSPKSYGKCPDCGTWDSMVETIESAKEQKASSLASLMPRGAPQKITDVAVEGFQRIPIPMPELARVLGGGIVPGSLVLIGGEPGIGKSTILLQMAAVLARSVGIVLYISGEESVHQIKMRAERLGMQPDTLFLLTETNLDDIIAHIENLKPKLVVVDSIQTVYLEELTSAAGSISQVRESAARLTQTAKATGIPIFLVGHVTKAGAIAGPRVLEHIVDTVLYLEGERFHAYRLLRSVKNRFGATSEVGVFEMTQDGMIEVENPSQAFLAERAPGASGSAIAVTMEGTRPLLVEIQALTNSTAFAYPRRTGNGFDMGRLLLLTATLQQRVGLKLGAQDVFVNVVGGLKITEPAADLTVALAIASSFRNQPVAEDLVIIGEVGLSGELRTVAHAQRRLTEAARLGFKRALVPQLLTKIKDKPDGIELLGARTLTQAMELALIR; this is encoded by the coding sequence ATGCCCCCCAAATCCAAATCGCGCGTAAAATGGACATGCCAGCAGTGCGGTTTCACGTCGCCCAAATCGTACGGCAAGTGTCCCGATTGCGGAACCTGGGACAGCATGGTCGAGACCATCGAATCGGCGAAAGAGCAAAAGGCATCTTCGCTCGCGTCGTTGATGCCGCGCGGCGCACCACAAAAAATTACGGACGTCGCGGTCGAAGGATTTCAGCGCATCCCGATTCCGATGCCCGAACTCGCGCGCGTGCTCGGTGGCGGCATCGTACCTGGGTCGCTCGTGCTCATCGGCGGCGAGCCGGGGATCGGCAAAAGTACAATCTTGCTTCAAATGGCGGCAGTGCTCGCGCGGTCGGTAGGCATTGTGCTCTACATCTCCGGCGAAGAGTCGGTGCATCAAATCAAAATGCGCGCCGAGCGGCTGGGCATGCAACCCGACACGCTCTTTCTCCTCACCGAAACGAACCTCGACGACATTATCGCACACATCGAAAACCTCAAACCGAAACTCGTCGTCGTAGATTCGATTCAAACCGTCTACCTCGAAGAACTGACGAGCGCGGCGGGCAGCATTTCCCAGGTCCGCGAATCGGCGGCACGATTGACGCAAACCGCGAAAGCGACTGGCATTCCGATTTTCCTCGTCGGGCACGTCACCAAAGCCGGCGCGATAGCCGGACCGCGCGTCCTCGAACACATCGTGGACACGGTGTTGTATCTCGAAGGCGAACGCTTTCACGCGTACCGCCTGTTGCGCTCGGTGAAAAATCGTTTCGGCGCGACGAGCGAGGTCGGCGTGTTCGAGATGACCCAGGATGGGATGATCGAGGTGGAGAATCCATCGCAGGCGTTTCTCGCGGAACGCGCACCCGGCGCATCGGGCAGCGCGATCGCGGTGACGATGGAAGGCACGCGCCCGCTCCTCGTCGAGATTCAAGCATTGACCAACTCAACCGCGTTTGCGTATCCGCGCCGCACTGGCAACGGATTCGATATGGGGCGCTTGCTGTTGCTCACCGCGACATTGCAGCAACGCGTTGGATTGAAACTCGGCGCGCAAGATGTGTTCGTGAACGTCGTTGGTGGATTGAAAATCACCGAACCCGCCGCCGACCTCACCGTCGCGCTCGCGATTGCATCGTCGTTCCGTAATCAGCCGGTCGCGGAAGACCTGGTCATCATCGGCGAAGTCGGCTTGAGCGGCGAACTACGCACCGTCGCGCACGCGCAACGACGATTGACTGAAGCCGCGCGACTCGGGTTCAAACGCGCGCTCGTGCCGCAGCTGCTCACGAAAATCAAGGACAAGCCGGACGGCATTGAATTGCTGGGTGCGCGCACGCTCACGCAAGCAATGGAACTGGCGTTGATAAGGTGA
- a CDS encoding ATP-dependent Clp protease ATP-binding subunit produces MSDKLDKFTKRARRVLTYAQEEAARLSHNYIGTEHILLGLIREEEGLAAKVLRDLGVDQARVRRVVEDIVGRGQAPAGTRLSLTPRTKRVIELAVDEARRMGHHYIGTEHLLLGLVREGDGIAVNVLKSLNVSPDKVRAQLQRAVMEQAPAGQTPEKKRGDSKTPLLDQLATDLTAQAEEGKLDPVIGRQKEIERVIQILSRRTKNNPALIGEPGVGKTAIVEGLAQKIIQGDVPGPLLNKRVVQLDVGSLVAGTIYRGQFEERMKRVIDELKGSKTILFIDELHMVVGAGAAGSAVDAANILKPALSRGELQVVGATTMEEYRKHIESDAALERRFQPVKVDEPSVDETIEILKGIKERYEAHHALKITDEALTSAANLAARYVTERFLPDKAIDLIDEASSRVRMYKVPKPTEYVQMDTRLKELEKEKKDAVAQENFDRAAELMGQETDLREQIQQLKVNWLETMAEKPPQVTGEDVAEVVAMWTGVPVTRIAGEESARLLKMEEELHKRIIGQDEPINSIAKAVRRARAGLKDPKRPIGSFIFLGPTGVGKSELAKALAEFMFGDEKALLQLDMSEFMERHNVSRLVGAPPGYIGYEEGGQLTEAVRRRPYSVVLFDEIEKAHPEAFNMLLQILEDGHLADAKGRKVDFRNTILIMTSNIGADLIQKDSVLGFGGKRDEAKTEEDAYQKMREKLMGELKRLFRPEFLNRLDNIVVFRTLSKEDILKIVDVQIRLFKPRLDEHQLTLEITDAAKAKLAEEGYDRNLGARPLKRVIQRTIEDPLSEGVLSQEFKPGSVLIADVIEGEIKLSIKESPHNGTDGGIPMPEPALMPA; encoded by the coding sequence CGCGTGCGCCGCGTGGTCGAAGATATTGTCGGACGCGGGCAAGCGCCGGCGGGCACGCGCCTTTCGCTCACGCCGCGCACCAAGCGCGTGATCGAACTCGCGGTGGACGAAGCGCGCCGCATGGGACATCACTACATCGGCACCGAGCACTTGCTCCTGGGTCTCGTGCGCGAAGGCGATGGCATCGCGGTGAACGTGCTGAAGAGTTTGAACGTCAGTCCCGACAAGGTGCGCGCCCAATTGCAACGCGCGGTGATGGAACAAGCCCCCGCGGGACAAACCCCCGAAAAGAAACGCGGCGATTCCAAAACGCCTCTGCTTGACCAACTGGCGACCGACCTAACCGCGCAAGCGGAAGAAGGCAAACTCGATCCGGTGATCGGTCGCCAAAAAGAAATCGAACGCGTGATTCAAATACTTTCACGACGTACCAAAAATAATCCCGCGTTGATCGGCGAGCCAGGCGTCGGCAAGACCGCGATCGTCGAAGGTCTCGCGCAAAAAATAATTCAAGGCGATGTCCCAGGTCCACTCCTCAACAAACGCGTCGTGCAACTCGATGTTGGGTCGCTCGTCGCGGGCACAATTTATCGTGGACAGTTCGAAGAACGCATGAAGCGCGTGATTGACGAATTGAAAGGCAGCAAAACGATTCTCTTCATTGACGAACTGCACATGGTCGTCGGCGCGGGTGCGGCAGGCAGCGCGGTTGACGCGGCGAACATTTTGAAACCAGCCTTGTCGCGCGGCGAACTGCAAGTCGTGGGCGCGACGACGATGGAAGAATATCGCAAGCACATCGAAAGCGATGCCGCGCTCGAACGGCGTTTCCAACCGGTCAAGGTGGACGAGCCGAGCGTGGACGAAACGATTGAAATTTTGAAGGGCATCAAGGAACGCTACGAGGCGCACCACGCGCTCAAGATTACGGACGAGGCGTTGACCTCCGCCGCGAATCTCGCCGCGCGGTACGTCACCGAGCGATTCTTGCCCGATAAAGCGATTGATTTGATTGACGAAGCATCCTCGCGCGTGCGAATGTACAAAGTGCCCAAGCCGACCGAGTACGTGCAAATGGACACGCGTCTCAAGGAACTTGAAAAAGAAAAGAAAGACGCGGTCGCGCAAGAAAACTTTGATCGCGCCGCCGAATTGATGGGGCAGGAAACAGACCTGCGCGAACAGATTCAGCAGTTGAAAGTGAACTGGCTCGAAACGATGGCGGAGAAGCCGCCCCAGGTCACCGGCGAAGATGTCGCCGAAGTCGTCGCGATGTGGACGGGCGTGCCGGTCACGCGCATCGCCGGCGAAGAGAGTGCGCGCTTGCTCAAGATGGAAGAAGAATTGCACAAGCGCATCATCGGACAAGACGAGCCGATCAACAGCATCGCGAAAGCGGTGCGCCGCGCGCGCGCCGGGTTGAAAGATCCGAAACGCCCGATTGGTTCGTTCATCTTCCTGGGTCCGACTGGCGTTGGCAAAAGCGAACTCGCCAAGGCGCTCGCCGAATTCATGTTCGGCGACGAAAAGGCGCTGTTGCAACTCGATATGTCCGAGTTTATGGAACGCCACAATGTTTCGCGATTGGTCGGCGCGCCGCCGGGGTACATCGGCTACGAAGAAGGCGGTCAACTGACGGAAGCAGTCCGGCGTCGCCCGTACTCGGTCGTGTTGTTCGACGAAATCGAAAAGGCGCATCCCGAAGCGTTCAACATGCTTTTGCAAATTCTCGAAGACGGGCACCTTGCCGATGCGAAAGGTCGCAAGGTGGATTTCCGCAACACGATCTTGATCATGACCTCGAACATCGGCGCGGACTTGATTCAAAAAGATTCCGTGCTCGGGTTCGGCGGCAAACGCGATGAAGCCAAGACGGAAGAAGACGCGTATCAAAAGATGCGCGAGAAATTGATGGGCGAACTAAAACGCTTGTTCCGCCCGGAATTCTTGAATCGTCTCGACAACATCGTCGTGTTCCGCACGTTGAGCAAAGAAGACATTCTCAAAATCGTGGACGTGCAAATTCGTTTATTCAAGCCGCGCTTGGACGAACATCAACTCACGCTCGAAATCACCGACGCGGCGAAGGCGAAACTCGCCGAGGAAGGGTACGATCGCAACCTGGGTGCGCGCCCGTTGAAACGCGTGATCCAGCGCACGATTGAAGACCCGCTCTCCGAAGGCGTGCTCTCGCAAGAGTTCAAACCGGGCAGTGTGCTCATCGCCGATGTGATCGAAGGCGAAATCAAACTCTCGATCAAAGAGAGTCCGCACAATGGCACGGACGGCGGCATACCGATGCCGGAACCAGCGTTGATGCCCGCGTGA